CAAGGTGAAAACGCTTTTAAAAAAGGCAATTTTGAAGTAGCTAAACAGTACTTTGCGGAGTCGCAAGATTTCTCTGAACGTGCCGAGAACAAAGCACGTTACGATAAAAGAAAATTGGGTGAGGACATACCATGAAAAAAGGAACCATGACAAAATTAATGATCGGCTTATTGATTCTACAAGCAGTAGGTTGCGTGGGTTTGAGAACTAGAGAAGAAGTGAACGAAATGGAAACTTCTAAGCAAGCTCAAGGTCAAGTGAGCCAACTTCAAAAACAAAAAGCTGAGGCCGATAACAAAGTTATGGTACTTCAAGATGAATTGAGACAATTGAATGGTCGTCTTGATATGCTGGAAAGAAAATCTGTAGATCAGGGTGCTGCTGGAAATGGTCCTTCCAATACTGATGTGATTGAACAAATGAAAATCTTCGAACAACAAAATGCTTCAATGAGAACAAAGATCGAAGAACTCGAAGGCAAACTGGCAAATGCACAGAAAGCACAAACAACGGCAGCTGTAGCAGCGGTTGAAAAATCAACTCCATCAAAAGAAAAAGACAAAGATTCTTATGATTCCGCAGAAGATCTTTTCAGCAAAAAAGAATGGAAGTCTGCAATCTTGAGTTACCAGGCCTACAGAGATGCAAATCCAAAAGGTAAAAATTATTCCGATGCAACTTATAAAATTGGTGTTAGCTTTCAAGAATTAAAAATGAAAGACGAAGCTAAAGTGTTCTTTGAAGAAGTGTTGCAAAAATTTCCAAAGTCTCCCGCAGCAAGAAAAGCAAAATTCAGACTCGGACAACTTAAATAATGATAGCGCTCTCTTTGGAGAGTGCTGAGGACAGTCGTCGTGCGATTCAAATACGTTCTTGGCATTGAAACCAGCTGTGATGATACATCTTGTGCAGTAGTGGATGAAAATGGTTTTGTGAAGGCAATGCTTTCGGCAAATCAGGATTCTGTGCACCGTCCATTTGGTGGAATTGTTCCCGAGATCGCAAGTCGTAATCACACTATGACGCTTTTGCCTCTGGTGGATCAGGTTCTAAAAAAAGCAAACCTTGCAATTAATGATATCGATGGAATTGCGGCGACGAATCGTCCAGGCCTTTTGGGATCATTGTTGGTCGGCATGGTGACAGCCAAAACTCTATCCCTGGCTTTAGATAAACCCTGGATTGGCGTTCATCACATTGAAGGTCACTTGATGGCGCCTTTTTTGAATGATGAAACTTACAAAGCTCCTACAAACTGGGAGTTTCCTTTTTTATCTCTGGTGGTGAGTGGCGGACATACGTCTTTATTTAAAGTTTTAAGTTTCGGAAAGTATGAGCTTCTGGGTGCGACTACGGATGATGCTGCCGGTGAAGCTTTTGATAAGTTCGCAAAAATGGCAGGTCTGGGTTATCCTGGAGGAGTGCAGGTAGATAATCTGGCAAAGAATGGAGAAAAAAATTTCCATGCTTTTCCAAGAGCGCTACTCAAAGAAGACAATTACGATTTTAGTTTTTCGGGTTTAAAAGCATCAGCACAAAGATTGCTGGCTGATATGAAGCCGGAAGATCTTAAGAAAAACATGGAAAATCTTTGCGCTTCTTATCAAGAAGCCATTGTGGATGTACTGTTTGAAAAAACCATGAAGGCTGCTCGGGATCACAAAATAAAACATATTACAGTCACGGGTGGAGTTTCTGCAAATTCAAGACTGAGAGAAAAATTTCAGTCCCAAGAAAAAATTGTGGGATCAAAGATTATCGTTGCAATTCCACCGTTGAAGTTCTGCACGGACAATGCAGCGATGATTGGTCTTACGGGATTAAAATATTTAGAAAAAGGTTATACTTCTGACCTCAACACCGGCGTGTTTGCACGCGCCAGCATAGCCGCGGAGTAAAGGTATGGAAGATAAATCAGCGTTACAAACATTTTCAATGTCCACGGTTCTACAAAGATTAAGGGATCTGGGAATTCGTCCGAATAAAAAATTGGGACAGAATTTTTTAGTGAATGTGGATGTATGTAAAAAAATTGTGGATGCTGCGGTCAAAGACAATCCTTCAAAACTCATCGAAGTTGGGCCGGGATTGGGCGCATTGACAGAATTTCTATTGGATAATCCTGCGCCATTAACCTTAATTGAACTTGATAAAACTTTTGCCGAATACTGGCAAGAAAGACAAGTGAACGTGATTCATAAGGATGCTTTG
Above is a genomic segment from Bdellovibrionota bacterium containing:
- the tsaD gene encoding tRNA (adenosine(37)-N6)-threonylcarbamoyltransferase complex transferase subunit TsaD; this encodes MRFKYVLGIETSCDDTSCAVVDENGFVKAMLSANQDSVHRPFGGIVPEIASRNHTMTLLPLVDQVLKKANLAINDIDGIAATNRPGLLGSLLVGMVTAKTLSLALDKPWIGVHHIEGHLMAPFLNDETYKAPTNWEFPFLSLVVSGGHTSLFKVLSFGKYELLGATTDDAAGEAFDKFAKMAGLGYPGGVQVDNLAKNGEKNFHAFPRALLKEDNYDFSFSGLKASAQRLLADMKPEDLKKNMENLCASYQEAIVDVLFEKTMKAARDHKIKHITVTGGVSANSRLREKFQSQEKIVGSKIIVAIPPLKFCTDNAAMIGLTGLKYLEKGYTSDLNTGVFARASIAAE
- a CDS encoding tetratricopeptide repeat protein; translated protein: MKKGTMTKLMIGLLILQAVGCVGLRTREEVNEMETSKQAQGQVSQLQKQKAEADNKVMVLQDELRQLNGRLDMLERKSVDQGAAGNGPSNTDVIEQMKIFEQQNASMRTKIEELEGKLANAQKAQTTAAVAAVEKSTPSKEKDKDSYDSAEDLFSKKEWKSAILSYQAYRDANPKGKNYSDATYKIGVSFQELKMKDEAKVFFEEVLQKFPKSPAARKAKFRLGQLK